The Acidimicrobiia bacterium genome includes the window TGTTTATCATTTATTAATCCAAAAACAATAGAAAACTTAAAAATTATTGCTGACACTGCAAATGGTATGGGTGGCTACGTTGTTCCGAAAGTTTTCGACAAACTTAATTGCAAAATTGAGATAATGTATGGTGAATTAGATGGTTCTTTCCCGAATCATCCAGCCGACCCTTTGCAAGCAGAGAATTTAAAAGACCTTCAAAACAGAGTTGTCGAAACCAGTTCTGATATTGGTTTAGCTTTTGATGGTGATGCAGATAGAGTATTTCTTGTCGACGACATGGGTCAAACTATGGGCGGCTATTTGACTGTTGCAATGGTTGCACAGTCATTACTAAAGAAATTTCCAGGAGAAACAATTGTTTATAATCTCATTTGTTCAAAAGCTGTCCCAGAGCTAATAGAAAAGTCCGGCGGTATTGCTCATCGTACACGTGTGGGTCATAGTTTTATAAAACAAGTCATGGCTGATACTGGCGCAATATTTGGTGGCGAGCATAGCGGACATTACTATTTCCGCGATAATTATTATGCAGACTCAGGATTGATAGCAGCACTTATGGTCCTTGAATTACTTGCTGAATCGGAAAAAAAACTTTCTGAATTGCGTAAAGAATTTGAACCATATTTTCAAAGTGGCGAGATAAATTCTGTTGTAAAATCTGTGCCAAAAAGTATCGAGAAGGTTACTAAATATTTTTCTAAAAACGAAATCGATAATTTAGATGGGCTAACGATTAACGATGGAAATTGGTGGGCAAATATTCGTCCGAGCAATACTGAACCTCTTGTGCGGCTAAATGTAGAAGCGCATAGTGACGAACTTTGTCGAACAAAAACACGTGAGATTTTAGAGATTATACGAGGCGAACAGTGAGCGACCCGAAATTGCTTACTTCAAATAAATTAGAAGATACTTTACTAGATATAATTGTATGTCCAATTGATAAACAGCCATTAATATATTCCTATATCGACGATATAAATAGTCCGATTCTGGCTAATATTAGAATTAATAGATATTACGAAATAAAAGATTCGATACCTATATTGTTAGAAGAAGAATCTATAGATATTAATAATAATGAAATAGAAATTTTGAAAAGGAACACTATCCGTACTACCGGAAAGTAAATTAAAACAGCCAATAAGATTAGGGTAAAGGAAAAAATGACTGAACAACAAATTATAGATTCAATTGATTATTTTGGGATGGTAAAAGGTCTTCCAGAGCAGTTTATTACTGCATTAGCTTCAGCTGATAAAGTTGATGTTTCACCAATTGATTCATCAAAAATAAAAAATATAATCGTATTAGGGCTTGGTGGTTCAGGTGTTTCTGGCGATGTTGTACAAAGTGTTGTTAGTGATGAATGTTCAATTCCAGTAATTGTATCTAAGCACTATGAGTTACCAGCATTTGTTGATGAATCAACTTTAGTTATAGCTGCTAGTTATTCTGGCGATACAGAAGAAACTTTATCTGCATTTTTACAGGCGCGCGAATGTGGTGCACAAATAATTTGTGTAAGTTCAGGCGGTAAATTAAAGGAATATGCACAGCAATCTGCTTCAATAGTATATTACCCAACTCAACAGAATCTACAACCTCGTGCTGCTTTAGGGGCTATGTCTTCACCAATCTTTACTGCTTTAGATAAATTAGGTATTTATAATGGTGGAATAGAAAAATGCCATCAGGCTGTATCTCAATTAGAAAAACGAAAACAAGAATGTCAAGACTATAACTCGTCTAATGTTGCAACTGATTTAGCAAAGAAAATCGGTTCAACTATTCCTATTTTTTATGGTGGAGATGCACTAGGTGCTGTTGCTGCATATCGTTTTAAATGTGAAGTTAACGAGATTGCTAAATCGCCTGCATATAATCACTATTATCCAGAACTTTGTCATAATGAAATTGTTGGGTATGGTCAGCATGGAGATGTCACAAGGCAACTTTTGACACTTGTTGAATTACGCAATGACTATGAACACCCGCAAACTATTCGTCGTTTTGAAATAACTAGAGACCTTATTCGAGAGACACTCGTGGATGTTTTAGAATTTAGAGCACAAGGTGATAATAAATTTGCCCAGCTCTGTGATACCTTCTATGTAGCATCTTTTACTTCAGTATATATGGCTTTCGACGCTGGTGTTGATCCTGGACCTGTCGACATTATTTGGCAATTAAAAAATGCTCTAGCTTAATTTCCTGTTAAGGTTTAGTATTTTCAACTAATTTATACACATCAAAATAGGGATTAAAGAAAGTGAAAGATGACAAAAGATCCAGACGCTACCGGTGATTCATATTCGGAGTTTGATGATCCATCACGTTATGATATTTTCTTAAAGCGCGATGGGGACCCACGCAATGTAGTCGATAAATATAAAACAATGAAACTCGAATATATAATTGAGGATTTAGAAGCTAATCGCCAAGCATTACATGTAGCAGTGGAAAACTGGGAAAAAGATATTAATCTTGGAACAATAACGCGTTCAGCGAATGCCTATAACGTTTCGGGTTTTCATATTGTTGGTGAAAAAAGGTTCAATCGCCGTGGGGCTATGGCAACATATAGATATATCACAATGCATCATCATGAAACTGTTCAAGATTTAAGAGATTATTGTGATGAGAATGATTTAGTAATGATAGGTATTGATTGTATCGAAGGTTCAGTTCCCATTGAAGATGTTGATCTACCGTCTAACGCCATGTTGTTAATGGGAAATGAAGGCGTTGGTTTAACTGATGAGGCAGTAAAACTATGTGATGTTATTTACGAGATAACTATGTATGGTTCAACAAGGTCTCTTAATTCATCTGTTGCGGCTGGAATAGCTATGTTTCATTGGGCGCAATGTAATATAAAAAGATAAGGTATTAATCCTGCAATTCGCTTAAATTAGCGTTGAGTTTAAAAAGATCTGAAATGAGAAATATGAATGAAATATTAATGGAAAATGATTATAAAGTTGCAGATTTATCTTTAGCCGATTTTGGTCGTAAAGAAATAGAGTTGGCAGAAATCGAAATGCCAGGACTAATGGCATTACGTGAAGAATATGGTCCAAGTCAGCCCCTTAAAGGTGCAAGGGTTGCAGGTTCATTGCATATGACAATACAAACAGCTGTGTTAATAGAAACTCTTATCGATCTTGGCGCACAAGTTCGGTGGGCGAGTTGCAATATTTTTTCTACACAAGACCATGCAGCTGCAGCTATTGTTGTAGGTCGTAGTGGATCAGTGGAGAAACCACAAGGTGCGCCGGTTTTTGCATGGAAGAATGAGACTTTAGAACAATATTGGGAATGCACACAAAGTATGTTGAATTTTGGTCCCGACTATGATGGGCCAACAATGATTCTTGATGATGGTGGAGATGCGACTCTATTAGTTCATAAAGGTGCAAAGTTTGAAAAGGATGGATCTGTTCCTGCACCAAAAGATTCTGATAACCACGAATACAAATTGATATTACAAACTATTTCTAAATCATTAGAGCAAGACCCAACTTTTTATACACGTTGTGCTTCAACTATTAAAGGAGTTAGCGAAGAAACCACTACGGGTGTGCATCGACTTTATCAAATGCATGATAGCAAAGAATTGATGTTTCCTGCTATAAATGTTAATGACTCTGTGACTAAATCAAAATTTGATAATTTATATGGTTGTCGTCATTCATTGATTGATGGGATATGTCGTGCTACTGATGTAATGTTGGCTGGTAAATTGGCTGTAATTTGTGGCTATGGTGATGTAGGAAAAGGTTGTGCGCAGGCCTTAAGAGGACAAGGTACTCGTGTTGTAATTACTGAGATCGACCCAATATGTGCATTACAAGCAGCAATGGAAGGTTATGAAGTTGTTTTACTCGAAGATGTCTTAACAGATGCTGATATTTTCATTACAGCTACAGGCAATACTTCAATTATTAATGAAAACCATATGTTTAAAATGAAGAATAATGCCATTGTAGGAAATATAGGCCACTTTGATAATGAAATAGACATGGCTGGTCTAATTGCTAATGAAGATATCAAAGAGAAGAATATTAAACCACAAGTGGATCAATATGAATTTCCTGATGGCCACAATGTTATTGTTCTCGCTCAAGGACGTTTGCTGAATTTGGGCTGTGCTACTGGACATCCAAGTTTTGTGATGTCGTGTAGTTTTGCAAATCAAGTTCTTGCACAAATAGATTTATATAAAAATGAAGATAAATATGAAATTGGTGTTCACACTTTAAGCAAAGAGCTAGACGAGCATGTTGCTAGGTTACACCTTGACAAATTAGGCGTTCGCTTAACTGAATTGAGTAATGAGCAAGCGGAATATCTAGGGATTAGTAAATCCGGTCCTTTTAAACCTGATCACTATCGATATTAGTAATATATTTGTCACATGTTGATATTAAATTATTGGCATGTCTTCATTGAATATATCTATTAATAAATCGACACTGAATTTAAAAAATTCTTACTTAGATACACATACATGGTTTTTAGATTACAATGATGTTAAATACCTATTATGGAATGCTAAATATAGACAAGAATTTTCCATTTATAATAAGTTTATAAAAAAAATAGCAATACAATTGACTGACTTAGATAATGTCGATTTCATCACAAATGTTCCAACATCGAAACATCACATCACTAAGCGTGGTTTTGACCATGGAGAATATTTGGGAAGAACATTTTCAAAGAATTTAATGCTGACGTATAAAAATTTATTAATACCTGTACATGATATTGATCAAGTCCATAGTAGCGGTGACATGAGGCGAAAACTGCCTAGATATATGTGTAAAAAAAATATATATAATAAAAAAATATTAATCATAGATGATATTGCTACAACTAGAACTTCACTAAATAGGTGCGCTCAAGCACTAAAAGAAAAGGGTGCAAATCGAGTTGATGCTGTGACTATTGCCTTTCGACATTTGCAACATTATTAATGGATATTTTTAATATAAAATTAAAAATTGATTAATTTTATATATCTATTTGCGCATTAAACGAAAGAATAGTTATATCACAACAGAGAAAATATATCCTATTTAAGTAGTTTGTCTAAAATACCGATTAATAAATATGATGAAAATTAAAAATATTCTCAACAAAATGTACTGGGGTAGCCATGAACAAAAATGAAATAGTACAGAGTGAATTTACTGAACAAGAAGTTTACATGATAGCTGTTGAGACAGCTATCAGTACCTTATTCGAACAAGCTGATGACGATTCTAGGTATCACCATAGTGCACTATCTTGTAAACAAAAGTTAAGAACTAGCAGTATAAAAGCAGATTCAAGTGATGTCGCGGAATCATTTTTAGGGTGGACAGTTGTTTTATAAGTACTAACATTAGTTATAATTGTAAAAACAACAAGGAGAAAATGTGGACATCACTATTCATGAAAAACATACGTCAGTTTCAGAAGAAATAAAAAATATTGCGATTACGAAACTAGAGAAAATAACTCGATTCGTACATGATGCTCATAAGTTAGAGGTTGATTTCATTGAACAGCCAGCAAAGAAAGCTACTCAACGTTTTGTTTGTGAAGTTACTGTTCACTGCAAGCGTAATGTATTAAAAGCTCATGCAGAATCAACGGAGATTGGTGATGCTTTAGATAGAGTTATTGATAAAGTTGAATCACAAGCAGCAAAACTAAAAGACAGAAGAGTAAAAAGATATCATCCTCGAAAAAGGGACCTAAAGACCAATGCTTTGGTGAATGATGACGATCTTGCAGCGAGAATATTTGCTACTGATCAAGTTGAGGAAGATGCAAAAGTCATAAAAGTAAAGAAACTTGAATTTAAACCTATGGAAGTTGGGGAAGCAAGTTTGCAAATGGATTTATTAGGTCATGACTTCTTTGTCTTCCAAAGTATAGATAGTGAAAAACTAAATGTACTATATCGCCGAAAAGACGGACATCTGGGTATCATTGAACCTAGCTAGGCTTAATTATTGCTTCAGAAAATACTCAATTTCTAATTAATAGCGTGTAACCTTTATGCGTGGCAATTCTAAAAAAAGTATTAAGTGTCGGTGAAGGCAAAAAAGTAAAAAAACTCGAGGCTGTAGTTCCTGCTGTAGCGTATTTCGAAGATTCAATGATTGCAAAAAGTGATCTTGAATTAGCAAACCAGACAATATTATTTCGTGAACGACTAGCTAAAGGTGAAACCCTCGACGATATTTTACCCGAAGCATTTGCAACGGTACGAGAAGCCGCAAAGCGTGTTTTGGGTCAGCGTCATTATGATGTACAGATAATGGGTGGTGTTGCACTTCATTACGGTTGGGTTGCCGAAATGAAAACTGGTGAAGGTAAAACTTTAGTTTCAACATTGGCAGCATACTTAAATGCACTTGCTGGTAAAGGTGTCCATATTGTTACTGTCAACGATTACTTAGCTAAACGTGATGGTATGTGGATGGGTCAAGTTCACAAATTTTTGGGATTAAGCGTAGGCATGGTTTTGCCCGATATTGATGATCCAGAAGAAAAGCGCAATGCTTATGCATGTGATATCACATATGGAACTAATAATGAATTTGGTTTTGATTATCTTCGTGACAATATGGCAATTACTAAAAATGACCAAGCCCAACGAGGACACTTTTTCTGTATTGTCGACGAAGTTGACTCAATTTTAATTGATGAATCCAGAACTCCTCTGATAATTTCTGGACCATCTAATGAATCAAATGAACTCTATGCGCAGTTTGCAAAAATAATTAAAGCCTTAGTTATAGATCGTGATTATGAAGTCGACGAAGCAAAATTTTTAGTCTCACCAACTGATGAGGGTATCAGTCGGGTTGAAGCTGCTCTTGGTATTGATAATTTATATGAACATGTAAACCAAAATTTTGTACATCAAATGACTACTGCTATTAAAGCAAAAGAATTATATAAAAAAGGTGTCGACTATATCGTTGCCGATGGTGAAATTAAAATTGTTGATGAATTTACCGGCCGTATTCTAGAGGGTCGCAGATGGAGCGATGGTGTACACCAAGCTGTCGAAGCAAAAGAAAATGTTTCTATTCAAGAAGAAAATCAGACACTAGCAACAGTGACATTACAAAACTATTTCAAACTTTACGAGAAGATTTCAGGTATGACTGGTACTGGTGTCAGCGAAGCCGGTGAGTTCATGCACACTTATGGACTCAATGTTGTTTCTGTCCCAACTCATAAACCTAAAGCACGAGCTGATCATGCCGATTATATATATAAAACTGAAGCAGGGAAATTTAATGCTGTAGTTAATGATTTACTTGAATGTCATAAACGTGGTCAACCAGTATTAGTCGGTACGGTATCTGTAGAAAAATCTGAGCGACTTTCTAGAATGTTGGACAAAATAGGTGTCAAACATAGTGTATTGAATGCTAAAGAGCATACACAAGAAGGCCCAATAATTGCACAAGCTGGACGAGTTGGTTCAATTACTGTTGCTACAAATATGGCTGGTCGTGGTGTTGACATTTTGCTTGGGGGTAATCCTGAAGGATTAGCCTTACAACAATTGTTAGCTGAAGGCAAAGATCTTGAAGATGATGGTGTTAAATCAGAACTTGTAGCTTTAGAAGAAACCTATGATCAGCAATGTAAGTCTGAAGGTGATCAAGTGCGTGAACTTGGTGGTTTATATGTACTTGGTACAGAAAGACATGAATCACGACGAATAGATGACCAGTTACGCGGTCGTTCTGGACGTCAAGGTGACCCTGGTGTTTCTCGTTTTTATCTTTCGCTTGAAGATGATCTTATGCGTTTGTTTAATAATGGTGCTATGAACTGGGTAATGGATAAAGCATTTCCCGAAGATGTGCCACTTGAAGCAAAAATGGTTTCAAAAGCAATAGAGCGCGCTCAAACAACAGTTGAATCACGTAACTTTGAAATACGAAAAGATGTTTTGAAATACGATGAGGTAATGAATGAACAGCGAAAAATCATTTATCGTCGTCGTCAACAAATAATTGATGGTGAAGATTTAAGTGATCAAGCTTATGAGATTATTGAAGAGGTTGTTTCTAGCATCGCCAGTAGCTATTGTGAATCTGAATATAGCGAAACATGGGAAATCGACGGGTTGTTAAAAGAATGTGCGACATATTATCCAGTTACACTTTCCCATGAAGCAATACTTCAATTAAGAAGCATCAAAGAATTAGTTGAAAGTATTGTCAATGATGCTTTAGAGCAATATAAACAAAAAGAAAGCCAAATAGGTTTTGATACTTTAAGAAATATTGAACGTAAGGTTATGCTAGATGTTATTGATCAGCATTGGCGCGAACATTTATATGAGATGGATTACTTACGTGAAGGTATCAACCTTCGTGCTATGGGTCAGCGTGACCCACTTACAGAATGGCAACGCGAAGGTTTCGAAATGTTCGGTGTCATGATGGAGAGTATAAAATCTGACTTTGTGAGATTTGTTATGAAGTTAAATGTAGTTTCTAAAGATGAAGGTCGCCGAAAAGAGCAAGAGCTTTCATATAGCGCTCCAGAAAACCCTGTTCAAGGATCTGATGCATATGCTAATTTAAGTCTTGATCCTGCATTGGCTGCTGCTCAAAGTGGATCCATAAATCAAGGTCAAGCAAACCAGGAAAGAAGTATACCAACACCTGTAAAAGTTGAAAAAGTCCCAGGTAGAAACGAACTTTGTTTTTGTGGGTCTGGTAAAAAATATAAACTTTGTCATGGTAGATAATACAACTGTATATTTGGATATATTTATATAATGAGAGATTTCACTAACCAGATATCTGATTTACGTCGCCGTGTTAATGAAGCAAATTTTTATTTAAAAATTGATCTTGCATTAGAAGAAGTAAAAGAATTAAATATAATTGCGTCTGATTCAAAATTGTGGGATGACCCTGAAAATGCGAAAAAAGTTAATTCTCAATTAGCTGGTTTTAATGATGATATTGAACTAGTCAAAAACTTAGAAAGTAAATTGAGCGATATTGCTACTTTACATGAAATGATGCGTGAAGCAAAAGATGACTCTTTGGAACCTGAAATTGATATAAACATAACTGAACTAGCGAAGCAATTGGATTCAGTTGAATTAAGGTCGCTATTCATAGGTGAAAATGACGAACGTGATGCAATATGTTCAATAAATTCAGGAGCTGGAGGAACTGAAGCCTGTGATTGGGCAGATATGCTGTTCCGAATGTATTCGCGTTGGTGTGAACGAAAAGGTTTTGAACTTAGTATCGATGATCTATCCCAGGGAGAAGAAGTTGGTATTTCTTCAATATCCTTTACAATAAAAGGTAAATATGCATATGGCATGTTAAGCGGAGAATCAGGTGTCCACCGTTTGGTGAGAATATCTCCATTTGATTCTCAATCAAGAAGACATACATCATTCGCTTCAATGGAAATTGTGCCGGCACTAGAAGAGTCACAAGTTATAGAGATCGATGAATCAGAATTGCGTGTTGATACATATCGTTCTTCGGGTGCTGGTGGACAACATGTAAACAAAACCGATTCTGCAGTTCGATTGACACACATACCATCAGGGATAGTTGTCCAGTGTCAAAACCAGAGAAGCCAGATCCAAAATAAAGCTAGAGCAATGCAAATATTGAGCGCTAAATTAGCTGAAAAACAACGTATTGAAAGACTAGAAGAAGTAGCTAAACTAGCAGGAACTAAAATGGAAGTTGGATGGGGAAGCCAAATACGTAGTTACGTACTAGCACCATACCAGCTCGTACGTGATGAACGTTCACAAGTAATTGATAATCAAGAAAAATCAATCTGTGAGACTGGAAATATTATTAATGTCCTAGATGGCGATATAGATCAATTTATTTCAGCGTATCTACAGTACAGACGTACACAATCGTAATATTAACCATTATTTTTGCAAATAATACATTAAATGGCCAAAGATGTAATTTTAAGGTCAAAATTTTGATAACCTAATGTCGCATGATTCGATTTGAAAACGTAACTAAATACTATGGCCAAAATGTTGTAGCTTTAAGAGAAATAAATTTAGAGATCCAAAAAGGAGAGTTTGTCTTTTTAGTTGGTCCTTCTGGTTCTGGTAAATCATCTTTTTTGCGATTATTACTAAGAGAAGAAATAGCTAGCCAAGGTCGTGTCCATGTCGCAGGCCGTGATATTGGAAGATTGTCTCAATGGAAAGTTCCTCAACTTCGTAGAAACATAGGATGTATTTTTCAAGACTTTAAATTATTACCTCAACGAACTGTTTATGAAAATGTTGCTTTCGCACAAGAGGTTATTGGTAGGCCGCGAGATATTATTCGTGCACAAGTTCCTCAAATACTTGAACTTGTAGGTTTGGCTGAAAAACAAAATCGTTTTCCTGATGAACTATCTGGTGGAGAACAACAACGTGTTTCGATTGCACGAGCATTCGTTAATCGACCATTAATCCTTTTAGCCGATGAGCCAACCGGAAATTTAGATCCAGCAACTACTGTTGGAATTATGCGTTTGCTTGATAGAATTAATAAAACTGGTACAACAGTAGTAATGGCGACACATGATGTTCGAATAGTTAATGAGATGCGAAAACGTGTTATTGAGCTTGATCATGGAAATTTAGTTAGAGATCAAGCACGTGGTGTTTATGGATCTGCACTGGAAGAGGGTGCTGAATAATGCTTTCTAGAATGTTTTATTTCTTAAGAGAAACTGGTATCTCGCTATGGCGAAATGTTTCTATGACTATTGCAGCAATTTTGACAATATTTGTGACACTCTCACTTGTGGGTGTTGCCATGCTTGTATTCTTCTGGAATAGTGCTGGTACAAAGAATGTAGAAAAATCTGTACAATATGAAGTGTTTTTAGTCTCTAAGGCTGATGAAACGCAGATAAAAACAGTCAAAGACCAAATTGAAACGGATAAGAAAAAAAATCTGGTTGTTAATTATGAATTTATAACTAAAGATCAAGCTTGGGAATTTTTCAAACGTGAATTTAAAGATGAAAAGGATACATTAAAGTCTGTAGATAAAGATGTGTTGCCAGTGAGTTTTATTATTGCTCCAAAAGATCCAAAATTACTAGATTCACTAGTCGCAAAATATAGTGCTATACCTGGAGTTGAGAATGTCACGAAGGCCGATTTTAAAGATGAAATACGTCGGGCTAATTTAATTAATCAAACCCTATCCGTTTTTGCTCTTATACTTTTAGTGGCTAGTTGCGTATTAGTCTTTAACACGGTTCGTCTGGCGGTGTTCGCTCGTCGTAGGGAAATCGAAATCATGAAGCTAGTTGGCGCATCTAACTGGTTTGTCCAGGTTCCATTTATGGCTGAAGGTGCTGTACAAGGTTTATTTGGTGGTATCTTTGCTTCTATTAGTGCATTTATTTTTAAAACAGTAATCCTTGATGATACATTTTCAGGAAAAGGTTTTCGCGGTTTCTTTGTGACTAGTAGTGATCTTCTACTAACAATTTTGTTGGTGCTATTCGCTGGTATCGCTGTTGGATTCGTATCTAGTTATCTGGGACTAAAACGCTATCTTGATGTTTAAGATCATACTTAGCATTACTTAGTTCTCTGTGCTTGCTTCAATACGTGAAACTGTAG containing:
- a CDS encoding ABC transporter permease yields the protein MLSRMFYFLRETGISLWRNVSMTIAAILTIFVTLSLVGVAMLVFFWNSAGTKNVEKSVQYEVFLVSKADETQIKTVKDQIETDKKKNLVVNYEFITKDQAWEFFKREFKDEKDTLKSVDKDVLPVSFIIAPKDPKLLDSLVAKYSAIPGVENVTKADFKDEIRRANLINQTLSVFALILLVASCVLVFNTVRLAVFARRREIEIMKLVGASNWFVQVPFMAEGAVQGLFGGIFASISAFIFKTVILDDTFSGKGFRGFFVTSSDLLLTILLVLFAGIAVGFVSSYLGLKRYLDV